The genomic stretch GACCTGCGTGTTGACCGCGTTCCAGGTGATTGTGCCGTGGGTGAGCACCGCGCCCTTGGGCCGGCCGGTGGTGCCCGACGTGTAGAGGATGAGGTGGGGGTCGTCGAGGCCGACGTCGGCCCGCACGGCACCTTCGGACGCGCCGGGCGACTCGACCAGGTCCTCGTAGCTGGCCAGATCGCCACCCGCGAACGGCACGGGGAACTCGACCGGCGCCTCGCGCAGGATCTCGCGGGCGGTCGCCTCGAACTCCGGGCCGTAGAAGATGGCCTTGGGGGCCGCGTCCGCGACGATGTACGCCAGTTCGGCGACCGTCAGCCGGTAGTTGAGCGGCACGACGATCGCGCCGATCTTGCCGGCCGCGAAGACCAGCTCCAGCGTCTGGGGGCAGTTGAGGGCCAGGATGGCGATGCGGTCGCCCTTCTCGATGCCCAGCAAGCGCTGCAGCGCCGCCGCCGCGCGGTCGGCGCGGTTCGCAAGTTCGAGGTAGGTGTAGCGCCTGCCGGAGAAATCGTCCACGAGCGCGACCTTCTCGGGCGCATACCGGGCCCACTTGGCCAGCCAGTCCCCAAACGGCATCAGAAACCTCCTTACCAGACCTGATCTAGATGGTCGGATGCTATTCGGAGGCTGTTACACTGCGGTTACGATGCAAGGGCCCAGCGTACCCGACCCGCTCCGCAACCTCGATCTCCGGCCGCTCCCCGAGGACCCCGAGCGGGTCCTCGTCATCGATCGCCTCGGGGTGCAGCCCGAGCCGCTTGCGGTGCCCCTGGTCTTCTTCCTGGTCGCCCAGCACTTCGACGGCCGGCGCACTTCGGCCGAGCTTGCCGCCCTTCTCGCCAAGGAGGGCATCCGCATCGATCCCGGGTCGGTGGAGCTCATCGCGCGGCAACTGGCCGACGCGCAACTGCTGGATGACGAGCGCGTCCGCGCCCGGATAGCCGCCATGGAGCGCGACCTGCTCTCCGGGCCGCGCGCCGCCACGCTGGCCGGATCCTGTTTCCCGGTCACCGCGGACGCATGCGGAGCCTGGGTGGAGCGGCAGATGGCGCAGGCGGGCCCGCCGCTTACGGCGCGGGCGGACCATCTGCCGGCGCTGGTGGTCCCGCACATCGATCCGCGCAAGGGCGGCGTGTCGTATGCCAAGGCGTATCGCGAGCTCCTGGCCGCCCCGCCGGCCGACCTGTACGTCATCCTGGGCATCGGCCACGCGGGCCTGCGCCACGGCATCAGCCTCGCGCCGGTCGATTTCGAGACGCCCTTCGGGCTGCTGCCGGCCGATCGCGGCCTGTGCACCGAACTGGTCGCCCGCACCGGGGACTGGCTCCTGGCGGATCAGCTCGTGCAGGCGCAGGAGCACAGCATCGAGTGCCAGGCCGTCTTCCTGCAGCACCTCCTCAAGCACCGCTTCGCCGTGCTGCCGCTCCTCACCGGGTTCGGCACGGAAGATACCGAGCGCATGGCGGGAGTGTTCGGGACGCTGCGCGAGCTCCTGCGGGAGTCCGGAAAGACCTGGACGGTGCTCTCCTCGGTCGACTTCTCGCACGTCGGGCCGCTCTACGGCGACGCCGAACCGGGCGCGCCGCTGATGGGCAAGGTCGAGGAGCAGGATCGTCTGGCCATCTCCCGGCTGGAAGCGGCCGACGACGGCGGCTTCTGGGAGGCCATCCATGCCCATCGCAACCCGACCCGCATCTGCGGCTATTCGAGTATGTGGGGCATGCTGCAACTGGTCGAACCGCGGCGCGGCCGCCTGGTCGACTACAGCCACACCGTGATGGACGAGGCCGACTCGCGCGTGACGTTCGCCGCGATGGCTTTCGACTAGACGCCCGGCGGAGCGGGGTCTGCCCAGGGGCAACCCGGTCGACAACGGCCTGGCACAGGCGCACAATGGGGCCATGTCGCTTGTGGAGACGCAAGGCCTCGCGCGGGCCTACGGACGTGAGATCAAGACGCACGCCCTTCGCCCGACGGACCTCGCGCTTGCGGCCGGCGAGGTCGTCGCGATCGTCGGGCCGAGCGGCTCGGGCAAGACCACGCTGCTGAATCTCATCGGCGGGCTGGATCGCCCGAGCGCGGGAACGGTGCGTTCTTGCGGCATGGACCTCGAGCGCCTCGACGACGTTTCGCTCGGAGAGTACCGCCGGCTGAAGGTCGGGTTCGTGTTTCAGTTCTTCAACCTGGTCGACACGCTCACCGCGGGCGAGAACGTCGCCCTGGCCCGGGATCTGGCCGGCGGCTCGGCCGACGTGCCGGCACTCCTCGGAGCCGTGGGGCTGGCCGGAAAGGAGGATCGCTTCCCTGCGGAGCTGTCGGGAGGGGAGCAGCAGCGCGTCGCCATCGCGCGTGCCCTGGCGAAGGATCCGCCGCTCCTGCTCTGCGACGAGCCGACGGGCGCGCTCGACGTCGAGGCGGGAAAGCAGGTGCTGGAGCTGCTGGTGGCCGCGGCACGGCCTCCGGCCGGTGCCCAGGAGAGGCGGGCCGTGGTCGTCGTGACTCACAACCTCGCGGTCGCCGCGGCCTGCGACCGGGTCCTGCGGCTGCGCGACGGTGCCGTCGTCGCCGACGAACGGGGCGGCGCGCGCGTCCCGGTGGCCGACGCCGGCTGGTGACGAGGCCGCCATGTACCTGTATCGCAAGCTCCTGAGGGATCTCTGGCGCGGCCGGGGGCAGGCGGTCGCGCTGGCCCTGGTGCTGCTGCTGGGCATCGCGATGTTCGTGGCGAGCGCTTCCAGCTACCGCAACCTGTCGGCCAGCTACGACAAGGTGCAGCGCGGCCTGGGCCTGGCCGACCTGCACGTGACCCTCACGGGCGGCGACGCGGCCGACGTGAGGCACGTTGCCGGCCTCGCAGGCATCCAGGCGGCCGAGGGCCGCATGGTGGTCGGGTTGCCGCTTCGCTTGACGAGCCGGGCGTCCGCCAGCCCCGACGGCGTGGCTCGGCTGGAGGGCCGACTCATCTCGCTCCCCGGCCCGCGCGCCCAGCCGCGCTTCGATCGCCTGCACATGGTACGCGGCGGCCTGCCGGGCCCCGGAGAAGTGGTCGTCGAGCAGCACCTGGCGGCGTTTCACAGAACCGAGCCGGGAGACACGATCACCGTGGACCTGCCGGGAGCGCGCGGGCACGCGCTGCGCGTCTCGGGCATCGCGTTGAGCGCCGAGTACCTCTGGGTCACGCGGGACAACAACGACCCGATGCCCACTCCCGACCAGTTCGGCGTGCTCTGGGCGGGGCGGGCGGACATGGCCGCGATCGCCAGGAGGGTCGGCGCCGTGATCTTGTGGGCACCGGCCGGAAAACTGCTCCTGGCGGGCGACCTCATGCCCGCCGCCCGCCCCGAAGCCATCACGCAGATCATGGTCGAACCCCGTCCGGGCGCGAGCGCCTCGGAGGTCGCGGCCGCCATACGCGACGCCCTCGGCGCGGACCGGGTGCTGGACGTGGTCGCCCGCGAGGACATCCCGGCCATGCGCATGCTCCAGATGGATCTCGACGGCCTGCGAGGCATGGCGCTCTTCTTCCCGGCTCTCTTCCTCGCGGCGGCCATCTTCATGGCAGCCGCCGCGCAGGCCCGGTTCGTCGACGCCCAGCGAGCGACGATAGGGACGCTCCTGGCGCTGGGGATGCCCAGGCGCCGTGTGCTGAGCCACTACCTCTTGCAGGCCCTGCTGCCAGGCGGCGCCGGCACCGTCCTGGGCGTGCTGGCCGGGGTAGCCGGCGCGGACGGAATGACGCGGATGTATGCGGCCGAAATTGGCCTGCCGCAGGTGGCCGTGCTGGATCATCCCGGCATCGCGGCTATCGGCCTGGCCGGGGGATTCCTCGCGGCGGCCTGCGCTGGCTGGGGGCCTGCCCGGCGCGCCGCGGGCCTGCCGCCCGCGCAGGCCATGCGGCGGCCGCCGCCCCTGCTCCCGGCGGGCCTGCTGCTGGCCCGAAGGTTCGCCGGCAATCTCGGCACCGGGCCGGCCCTCGCCGTGCGCGGCCTTTTCCGGCGCCCGGTCCGCAACTTCCTCACAGCCGGCGGCATCGCGGCGGCGGTCGTGCTCGTGGTAGGCACCGGCGCCATGTTCGACTCCATGACTGCGGCGCTCGGCGACCAGATCGACCGGACGCTGCGCTTCGACATCCAGGCCGA from Candidatus Tanganyikabacteria bacterium encodes the following:
- the amrB gene encoding AmmeMemoRadiSam system protein B: MQGPSVPDPLRNLDLRPLPEDPERVLVIDRLGVQPEPLAVPLVFFLVAQHFDGRRTSAELAALLAKEGIRIDPGSVELIARQLADAQLLDDERVRARIAAMERDLLSGPRAATLAGSCFPVTADACGAWVERQMAQAGPPLTARADHLPALVVPHIDPRKGGVSYAKAYRELLAAPPADLYVILGIGHAGLRHGISLAPVDFETPFGLLPADRGLCTELVARTGDWLLADQLVQAQEHSIECQAVFLQHLLKHRFAVLPLLTGFGTEDTERMAGVFGTLRELLRESGKTWTVLSSVDFSHVGPLYGDAEPGAPLMGKVEEQDRLAISRLEAADDGGFWEAIHAHRNPTRICGYSSMWGMLQLVEPRRGRLVDYSHTVMDEADSRVTFAAMAFD
- a CDS encoding ABC transporter ATP-binding protein, which encodes MSLVETQGLARAYGREIKTHALRPTDLALAAGEVVAIVGPSGSGKTTLLNLIGGLDRPSAGTVRSCGMDLERLDDVSLGEYRRLKVGFVFQFFNLVDTLTAGENVALARDLAGGSADVPALLGAVGLAGKEDRFPAELSGGEQQRVAIARALAKDPPLLLCDEPTGALDVEAGKQVLELLVAAARPPAGAQERRAVVVVTHNLAVAAACDRVLRLRDGAVVADERGGARVPVADAGW
- a CDS encoding ABC transporter permease — encoded protein: MYLYRKLLRDLWRGRGQAVALALVLLLGIAMFVASASSYRNLSASYDKVQRGLGLADLHVTLTGGDAADVRHVAGLAGIQAAEGRMVVGLPLRLTSRASASPDGVARLEGRLISLPGPRAQPRFDRLHMVRGGLPGPGEVVVEQHLAAFHRTEPGDTITVDLPGARGHALRVSGIALSAEYLWVTRDNNDPMPTPDQFGVLWAGRADMAAIARRVGAVILWAPAGKLLLAGDLMPAARPEAITQIMVEPRPGASASEVAAAIRDALGADRVLDVVAREDIPAMRMLQMDLDGLRGMALFFPALFLAAAIFMAAAAQARFVDAQRATIGTLLALGMPRRRVLSHYLLQALLPGGAGTVLGVLAGVAGADGMTRMYAAEIGLPQVAVLDHPGIAAIGLAGGFLAAACAGWGPARRAAGLPPAQAMRRPPPLLPAGLLLARRFAGNLGTGPALAVRGLFRRPVRNFLTAGGIAAAVVLVVGTGAMFDSMTAALGDQIDRTLRFDIQADLMIPRGAEALAAEVRAEPGVADAQFGLSLPVELQAAGTRSVAFFTALEGPPRLFQPRDTTGRLVMPAAGEVLLGRPLARRFGLREGDRGAPVRVRRLPDGRTVAMRFGGIYEAPGGGFFQMRYEDAAAGFGLAGKANTILARCARADCAGARKHLRALPNLIRVYDLASFRELLKTYMKLGFAMVGMLVGFAAVLAGAILYNTVTMSILERLREVATLRALGMPMRRIAALFTLEHGVLAALGLAAGLPLGGYVAGRVLSMYDSDLFSLPLVIHPRTFGLAVAGVLLVLAIGQWPALRAVARQNVAEAVREREG